From Paramagnetospirillum magnetotacticum MS-1, one genomic window encodes:
- a CDS encoding ATP-dependent helicase, translated as MSDPFALDDEAPASPPPPRASGPRPVPPDAPWLKGLNPEQFQAVTTTEGPVLVLSGAGTGKTKVLTSRLAHILASNLAQPWQCLAVTFTNRAAREMKERVAQLVGPVSDGIWLGTFHSLCLRILRSHAEAVGLSGDFTVLDADDQMRVLKQVMAEAHVDPKATPPQGLMATIQRWKDRAVTPEKAAADGGAEGQAKALYRAYQERLKSLNACDFGDLLLHVLTVFLSDAEALARWQGRFRYLLVDEYQDTNVAQYLWLRLLAQTHRNICCVGDDDQSIYSWRGAEVGNILRFEKDFPGARVVRLESNYRSTPHILAAASALIANNEGRLGKTLRPGIPHEPESIEKIRTKAVWDGVAEARMVVEEIETLQRRGEKLSSMAILVRAGFQTREFEERLITTGIAYRVIGGPRFYERLEIRDAMAYLRLVVSAADGLAFERIVNTPKRGLGEAAIQTIHMAARAEQVPLLEAARRLTGTDELKPKPRQALAKFIEDLDRWRSLLDSMPHAELAATILDESGYVEMWKADKSPDAPGRVENLKELVAALEEYDSLASFLEHVALVMENDSRAEADSVVIMTLHGAKGLEFDSVFLPGWEEEVFPHSRALAESGTKGLEEERRLAYVGLTRARKRVLVSFAANRRIYNQWKSQLPSRFVDELPDSHVERSGERGLHGSGLEESRAAWNDPAWSRARFGQPRQAAAPTSWGQAKPRESSSTFKTGQRVFHDKFGNGTVIALDGNKLEIAFDKAGIKKVLDSFVSAV; from the coding sequence ATGTCCGATCCCTTCGCCCTCGACGATGAGGCCCCCGCCTCCCCGCCCCCGCCCCGCGCCTCTGGGCCCCGGCCCGTCCCGCCGGACGCCCCTTGGCTGAAAGGCCTCAATCCCGAACAGTTTCAGGCGGTGACCACCACCGAGGGTCCGGTTCTGGTGCTGTCGGGCGCGGGCACCGGCAAGACCAAGGTGCTGACCTCGCGCCTTGCCCATATCCTGGCCTCCAATCTGGCCCAGCCCTGGCAATGCCTGGCGGTGACCTTCACCAACCGCGCGGCGCGCGAGATGAAGGAGCGGGTGGCGCAACTGGTCGGCCCGGTCTCGGACGGTATCTGGCTGGGCACCTTCCATTCCTTGTGCCTTCGCATCCTGCGCTCCCATGCCGAGGCGGTGGGGCTGTCGGGCGATTTCACCGTGCTTGATGCCGACGACCAGATGCGGGTCCTAAAGCAGGTAATGGCCGAGGCCCATGTGGACCCCAAGGCCACCCCGCCCCAAGGGCTGATGGCCACCATCCAGCGCTGGAAGGACCGCGCCGTGACGCCCGAGAAGGCGGCGGCCGATGGCGGCGCCGAGGGTCAGGCCAAGGCGCTGTACCGCGCCTATCAGGAGCGGCTGAAGTCGCTCAACGCCTGCGATTTCGGCGATCTTCTGCTGCATGTGCTGACCGTGTTCCTGAGTGATGCAGAGGCTCTGGCCCGCTGGCAGGGGCGCTTTCGCTATCTTCTGGTGGACGAGTACCAGGACACCAATGTGGCCCAGTATCTGTGGCTGCGCCTGCTAGCCCAGACGCATCGCAACATCTGCTGCGTCGGCGATGACGACCAGTCCATCTATTCCTGGCGCGGGGCCGAAGTGGGCAACATCCTGCGCTTCGAGAAGGACTTCCCCGGCGCCCGCGTGGTGCGCCTGGAAAGCAATTACCGCTCGACGCCCCATATCCTGGCGGCGGCCTCGGCGCTGATCGCCAACAACGAGGGAAGACTGGGCAAAACGCTGCGCCCCGGCATCCCCCACGAGCCCGAGTCCATCGAGAAGATCCGCACCAAGGCGGTGTGGGACGGCGTGGCCGAGGCCCGCATGGTGGTGGAAGAGATCGAGACGCTGCAGCGGCGGGGCGAGAAACTTTCCTCCATGGCCATCTTGGTGCGCGCCGGATTCCAGACCCGCGAATTCGAAGAACGCCTGATCACCACCGGCATTGCCTACCGCGTCATCGGCGGCCCGCGCTTCTACGAGCGCCTGGAGATCAGGGACGCCATGGCTTATTTGCGCCTTGTGGTGTCGGCCGCCGATGGGCTGGCCTTCGAGCGCATCGTCAATACGCCCAAGCGCGGCCTGGGCGAGGCTGCCATTCAGACCATCCACATGGCGGCCCGCGCCGAGCAGGTGCCGCTACTGGAGGCCGCCCGCCGCCTGACCGGCACAGACGAACTTAAGCCGAAGCCGCGTCAGGCCCTGGCCAAGTTCATCGAGGATCTGGACCGCTGGCGATCGCTGCTCGATTCCATGCCCCACGCGGAACTGGCCGCCACCATTCTTGACGAATCCGGCTATGTGGAGATGTGGAAGGCGGACAAATCACCCGATGCCCCTGGCCGGGTGGAAAACCTGAAGGAACTGGTGGCGGCGCTGGAGGAATACGATTCCCTGGCCTCCTTCCTGGAACATGTGGCCCTGGTCATGGAAAACGATTCCCGCGCCGAAGCCGACAGCGTGGTGATCATGACGCTGCACGGCGCCAAGGGGTTGGAATTCGACTCGGTGTTTCTCCCCGGCTGGGAAGAGGAGGTCTTCCCCCATTCCCGCGCCCTGGCCGAATCCGGCACCAAGGGGCTGGAGGAGGAACGGCGGCTGGCCTATGTGGGCCTGACGCGGGCGCGAAAGCGGGTCCTGGTCTCCTTCGCCGCCAATCGCCGCATCTATAACCAGTGGAAGTCGCAACTGCCGTCCCGCTTCGTGGACGAACTGCCCGATTCCCATGTGGAGCGTTCGGGCGAGCGCGGCCTGCACGGGTCGGGCCTGGAGGAATCGCGGGCCGCCTGGAATGATCCCGCCTGGAGCCGCGCCCGCTTCGGCCAACCCCGGCAGGCCGCCGCCCCCACCAGTTGGGGCCAGGCCAAGCCACGCGAAAGTTCAAGCACCTTCAAGACCGGCCAGCGGGTCTTCCACGACAAGTTCGGAAACGGCACCGTGATCGCCCTGGACGGCAACAAGCTGGAAATCGCCTTCGACAAGGCGGGCATCAAGAAGGTGCTCGACAGTTTCGTTTCGGCGGTCTAA
- a CDS encoding bacteriohemerythrin — MLELTDDLRIGHPVIDADHQRLIEIINEFLEHSNEVNPQILHETLKSLLAYGREHFAREEGIQRQCLYPYQQGHSNEHKSLLDQVREIARAYFVAKTKPLNATSVQDVNELLKAWLIGHVKKFDTSMRDWVAPSLDMDAPRIKLASPDLAALIISPNERSRARLADLLSELGASKVLQAEDSITGLGMAFGDPVPDFIFCDLETEPLDGGAFAGALRGSNKAYITRIPLLLLHDAEDAEAIQNAMAAGASGVYPKSFNPTNLGRLLNQLLLR; from the coding sequence ATGCTTGAACTGACCGACGACCTGCGGATCGGCCATCCGGTGATCGACGCCGATCACCAGCGCCTGATCGAGATCATCAACGAGTTTCTTGAACACTCGAATGAGGTGAATCCGCAGATTCTGCACGAGACGCTGAAGTCCTTGCTGGCCTATGGCCGCGAGCATTTCGCGCGCGAGGAGGGTATCCAGCGCCAGTGTCTCTATCCCTATCAGCAGGGGCATTCGAACGAGCATAAATCCCTGCTTGATCAGGTGCGCGAGATCGCCAGGGCCTATTTCGTCGCCAAGACCAAGCCCCTGAACGCCACCTCGGTGCAAGACGTCAACGAACTGCTCAAGGCCTGGCTGATCGGCCACGTCAAAAAATTCGACACCAGCATGCGCGACTGGGTGGCGCCCTCCTTGGATATGGACGCCCCGCGGATCAAACTGGCCTCGCCCGATCTGGCGGCTCTGATCATCAGCCCCAACGAGCGGAGCCGTGCGCGGCTGGCCGATCTTCTGAGCGAACTGGGAGCGTCAAAGGTTTTGCAGGCCGAGGACAGCATCACGGGGCTGGGCATGGCCTTCGGGGACCCGGTACCAGATTTCATTTTCTGCGATCTGGAAACCGAGCCCCTGGACGGCGGCGCCTTCGCCGGGGCGCTGCGCGGCAGCAACAAGGCCTATATCACGCGGATACCGCTATTGCTGCTCCATGATGCCGAGGATGCTGAGGCCATTCAGAACGCCATGGCGGCGGGAGCCAGCGGCGTCTACCCAAAATCCTTCAATCCGACGAATCTGGGGCGGTTGCTCAATCAACTGCTCTTGCGCTGA
- a CDS encoding prolyl-tRNA synthetase associated domain-containing protein, translated as MPPATPDDLFALFDRLDIRAVTHHHDAAFTVEEGHRVWGSIPGTHCKNLFLKDGKGRLWLVVAPAERRIDLKSLPEKIGSARLSFGSAALLTEVLGIEPGSVTPFALVNDREYRVSVVLDAEMMAQELINYHPLRNTMTTTLTPAELVRFLEHTGHAHLTVAL; from the coding sequence ATGCCGCCCGCCACGCCAGACGACCTGTTCGCGCTGTTCGACCGGCTGGATATCCGGGCGGTCACCCACCATCACGACGCGGCCTTTACCGTGGAAGAGGGGCACCGGGTCTGGGGCTCCATCCCCGGCACGCATTGCAAGAACCTATTCCTCAAGGATGGCAAGGGAAGGCTCTGGCTGGTGGTGGCGCCCGCCGAACGGCGCATCGACCTGAAATCCCTGCCGGAAAAGATCGGTTCCGCCCGGTTGTCCTTCGGTTCCGCCGCGCTGCTGACCGAGGTTTTGGGGATCGAACCGGGATCGGTGACGCCCTTCGCCCTCGTCAACGACCGCGAATACCGGGTCAGCGTGGTTCTGGACGCCGAGATGATGGCCCAGGAGCTGATCAACTATCACCCCTTGCGCAATACCATGACCACCACCCTGACACCTGCGGAACTGGTCCGCTTTCTCGAACATACCGGCCACGCCCACCTGACCGTCGCGCTATGA
- a CDS encoding 50S ribosomal protein L11 methyltransferase, which yields MPPVFPDIWRLRLTVSMETLPVFEEVFERHAEAVTMFMEDRSGISDGECDWFLEGFSRTPPDRTAIVSALSAVAAANGIDVPPLGVEMLPNVDWVLENLRDFPPISAGRFFVHGSHWEGKPPVGSIGIEIDAGTAFGSGEHATTRGCLLALDSLAKQHRRRAVLDLGSGSGILGIAAAKVWATMVVCTDIDPSAVKVLAGNAANNGVGRFVTAVVSDGYRNPVVGRGKPYDLIFSNILARPLCRFAPDLAAHLAPGGLAILSGLLERQERMVMANHERQGLTLKRRIVIDGWATLVIGR from the coding sequence ATGCCCCCCGTCTTCCCCGACATCTGGCGTCTGCGCCTCACCGTCTCCATGGAGACCCTCCCGGTGTTCGAGGAGGTGTTCGAACGCCATGCCGAGGCGGTGACCATGTTCATGGAAGACCGTTCGGGCATCTCGGACGGCGAGTGCGACTGGTTCCTGGAAGGCTTTTCCCGCACGCCACCTGACCGCACCGCCATCGTCTCGGCCCTGTCAGCGGTGGCCGCCGCCAACGGCATCGACGTGCCGCCGCTGGGCGTCGAGATGCTGCCCAATGTGGATTGGGTGCTGGAGAATCTGCGCGACTTCCCGCCCATCAGCGCCGGTCGCTTTTTCGTGCACGGCTCCCACTGGGAGGGCAAGCCGCCGGTGGGCTCCATCGGCATCGAGATCGACGCTGGCACCGCCTTCGGCTCGGGCGAACACGCCACCACGCGCGGCTGTCTGCTGGCGCTCGATTCCCTGGCCAAGCAGCACCGGCGGCGGGCCGTGCTGGATCTGGGCTCCGGCTCAGGGATTCTCGGCATCGCGGCGGCCAAGGTCTGGGCCACCATGGTGGTCTGCACCGATATCGATCCCTCGGCGGTCAAGGTCCTGGCTGGCAATGCCGCCAATAACGGCGTGGGACGCTTCGTCACCGCCGTGGTCAGCGACGGCTACCGCAATCCGGTGGTGGGCCGGGGAAAGCCCTATGATCTGATCTTCTCCAATATCCTGGCCCGGCCGCTGTGCCGCTTCGCCCCCGATCTCGCCGCCCATCTGGCCCCGGGCGGGCTGGCCATCCTGTCGGGTCTGCTGGAACGCCAGGAACGCATGGTCATGGCCAATCATGAACGCCAGGGTTTGACATTGAAGCGCCGCATCGTCATCGACGGTTGGGCAACCCTGGTCATCGGCCGATAA
- a CDS encoding EAL domain-containing protein, with protein sequence MDEFKFKARISITRVVFLLSLTATILALGVVVLISGHVREKSVQDLARDEARQTSTLVFETLYAAMRKGWSKAEIGEVITRLQAALPDLSIHVVRGRPVIEQFGEIANDVAIVRHDPLLQEVLASGKETLHPSPTGIRYLYPLIVKQECLVCHTAAKVGDINGVIDIVYPVHALKVSLDYVLNTVLAYFFAILMLLSVALYFKLKIFVARPITNMVTLMQEIILHTDLSRRVESKGIIAEVADLSDYFNKLLRTVEDYQHRLEDLSIRDPLTRLYNRRKFDEFLDHEIDRSQRHGHPFCVAQIDLDDFKNINDTFGHPIGDLVLKELASVLNREVRRTDMLARVGADEFSVLLPETTMEEGIAAAEKMRQAIADCQLGLPVGGVRITASVGLVGYPENADDAQKLAIAADVAIYKAKRSGKNQVAVIGEGEDATVAIFSQGEMVRSALAEGRLVPYYQPIVAAEDGSIAAYEVLARVVDGDQAVCAGDFIESAEELGLAGEIDAAVFDGALEAMAAGKLGNAKIFVNLSAKSLTDRERMMSIPDRLRAAGVSPSRVVLEITEREALPHFGDIVTMINELRSSGLGFALDDFGSGFSSFLYLKYITVDYVKIEGSFIRHVVTDERDRIMVEHIHSMARRFGMITIAEFVEDENTMVLLRKMGINLCQGFHIAMPKPIHRL encoded by the coding sequence ATGGACGAGTTCAAATTCAAAGCCAGGATCAGCATCACCCGCGTGGTGTTTCTGCTGTCCCTGACCGCCACCATTTTGGCGCTGGGTGTAGTCGTCCTCATCTCCGGTCACGTACGCGAGAAGTCGGTGCAGGACCTTGCCCGCGACGAGGCGCGCCAGACCTCGACCCTGGTGTTCGAGACCCTTTACGCCGCCATGCGCAAGGGCTGGAGCAAGGCCGAGATCGGCGAGGTGATCACCCGGCTGCAAGCCGCCCTACCCGACCTGTCCATCCATGTGGTCCGCGGACGTCCGGTCATCGAGCAGTTCGGCGAGATCGCCAACGACGTCGCCATCGTCCGGCACGACCCGCTGCTGCAAGAAGTCCTGGCCAGCGGCAAGGAGACGCTGCATCCCAGCCCCACGGGCATCCGCTACCTGTATCCCCTGATCGTCAAGCAGGAATGCCTGGTTTGCCATACGGCGGCCAAGGTGGGCGACATCAACGGCGTCATCGACATCGTCTATCCTGTGCACGCGCTGAAGGTTTCGTTGGACTACGTGCTGAACACGGTCCTGGCCTATTTCTTCGCCATCCTGATGCTGTTGTCGGTGGCTTTGTATTTCAAGCTCAAGATCTTCGTGGCGCGTCCCATCACCAACATGGTGACGCTGATGCAGGAGATCATCTTGCACACCGACCTGTCGCGCCGGGTCGAGAGCAAGGGCATCATCGCCGAAGTGGCCGACCTGTCCGACTACTTCAACAAGCTGCTGCGCACTGTGGAGGACTACCAGCACCGGCTGGAGGACCTGTCCATCCGCGATCCGCTGACCCGGCTTTACAACCGGCGCAAATTCGACGAGTTCCTCGACCACGAGATCGACCGGTCCCAGCGGCACGGCCATCCCTTCTGCGTCGCCCAGATCGATCTGGACGACTTCAAGAACATCAACGACACCTTTGGCCATCCCATCGGCGATCTGGTGCTGAAGGAACTGGCCAGCGTGCTGAACCGCGAAGTGCGGCGCACCGACATGCTGGCCCGGGTGGGAGCCGATGAATTCTCGGTCCTGCTGCCCGAGACCACCATGGAAGAAGGCATCGCGGCGGCCGAGAAGATGCGCCAGGCCATCGCCGATTGCCAATTGGGGCTGCCGGTGGGCGGCGTGCGCATCACCGCCTCGGTCGGTCTGGTGGGCTATCCCGAGAATGCCGACGACGCCCAGAAGCTGGCCATCGCCGCCGACGTGGCCATCTACAAGGCCAAGCGGTCGGGCAAGAATCAGGTGGCGGTTATCGGCGAGGGCGAGGACGCCACCGTGGCCATCTTCAGCCAGGGCGAGATGGTGCGCAGCGCCCTGGCCGAGGGACGGCTGGTGCCTTACTACCAGCCCATCGTCGCCGCCGAGGACGGCTCCATCGCCGCCTATGAGGTGCTGGCCCGCGTGGTGGATGGCGATCAGGCGGTCTGTGCCGGAGACTTCATCGAATCGGCAGAGGAACTGGGACTGGCCGGAGAGATCGACGCCGCCGTGTTCGACGGCGCCCTGGAGGCCATGGCGGCGGGCAAGCTGGGCAATGCCAAGATCTTCGTCAATCTGTCGGCCAAGAGCCTGACCGACCGCGAGCGCATGATGTCCATTCCCGACCGGCTGCGGGCCGCCGGAGTCTCGCCGTCGCGGGTGGTGCTGGAAATCACCGAGCGGGAAGCCCTGCCCCATTTCGGCGACATCGTCACCATGATCAACGAGTTGCGCAGCTCGGGGCTGGGTTTCGCGCTCGACGATTTCGGCTCGGGCTTCTCGTCCTTCCTCTATCTCAAATACATCACTGTCGATTATGTGAAGATCGAAGGCAGCTTCATCCGCCATGTGGTCACCGACGAGCGCGACCGCATCATGGTCGAGCACATCCACTCCATGGCCCGGCGCTTCGGCATGATCACCATCGCCGAATTCGTCGAGGACGAAAACACCATGGTGCTGTTACGCAAGATGGGGATCAATCTGTGCCAGGGCTTCCACATCGCCATGCCCAAGCCCATTCACAGGCTGTGA
- a CDS encoding methyl-accepting chemotaxis protein yields the protein MHLSLKLRIFAAVGLVGLAAIAMALVGIRSMATYHQHVMEMESASQRAVIGEKVNGLINAVVMDSRGVYMSRDAKEAEKYAPAILKNTAEISRLMSQWSAMVPEAERAAFKPAADQADQFAKFRAELVRLGREVGTTEARAFGDNDANRANRQALNKHIEVLAAANAAKVTELVQGLDEFYESRLQAMIWLAVLGLASGIGWAAWTAFKRVSQPINRMTAVMETLAGGNLSMEIPSVESHDEIGDMARSVRVFRDAMRDAERMRTAQEEDRATAQAERIAALQNMAETVELETRAAVEQVAAQTSLMADNAGKMAASAGAVGGNSQSVAAAATQALSNAQTVSAAAEELSASIREIGEQIANAGQVTGGAVTAAGKAQDTITRLSAAVNRIGEVADLINQIATQTNLLALNATIEAARAGEAGKGFAVVANEVKNLANQTAKATEEISAQINEVQATTAEAVSSVGEIAQAIKSVEEVSVSVAGAIRQQNAATAEIARNIAQTTQAASEVAERIADVSQEASLTGERATKVNDISVDVARAIESLKSVIIRVVRTATKEVDRRNGPRYALGMKGLVDMGGVEVPVVFDEISEQGLTIQGDVCPVGKGMRVKVRIEGCSVALSMVGRECENGRLHGNLELTPDVENRWQEEFHRLIAGRHPINEAA from the coding sequence ATGCACTTATCGCTGAAGCTCAGGATCTTCGCTGCCGTCGGTCTGGTCGGACTGGCCGCGATCGCCATGGCCCTGGTGGGAATCCGCTCCATGGCCACCTATCACCAGCATGTGATGGAAATGGAATCGGCGTCCCAGCGCGCGGTGATCGGCGAGAAGGTCAACGGCCTGATCAATGCGGTGGTGATGGATTCGCGCGGCGTCTATATGAGCCGGGACGCCAAGGAGGCGGAGAAATACGCCCCCGCCATTCTCAAGAACACCGCGGAAATCAGCCGCCTGATGTCGCAATGGTCGGCCATGGTGCCCGAGGCCGAACGGGCCGCGTTCAAACCCGCCGCCGACCAAGCCGACCAATTCGCCAAATTCCGGGCCGAACTGGTCCGGCTGGGCCGCGAGGTGGGAACGACCGAAGCCCGTGCCTTCGGCGACAACGACGCCAACCGAGCCAATCGCCAGGCCCTGAACAAACATATCGAGGTCCTGGCCGCCGCCAATGCCGCCAAGGTCACCGAACTTGTCCAGGGGCTGGACGAGTTCTACGAAAGCCGCCTTCAGGCCATGATCTGGCTGGCGGTGCTGGGATTGGCGTCGGGCATCGGCTGGGCGGCATGGACCGCCTTCAAACGCGTGTCACAGCCTATCAACCGTATGACCGCCGTCATGGAAACCCTGGCGGGCGGCAACCTCTCCATGGAGATTCCCTCGGTGGAGTCCCATGACGAAATCGGCGACATGGCGCGAAGCGTGCGCGTCTTCCGCGATGCCATGCGCGATGCCGAGCGCATGCGCACCGCCCAGGAAGAAGACCGCGCCACGGCGCAAGCCGAGCGCATCGCCGCCTTGCAGAACATGGCAGAGACGGTGGAACTGGAAACCCGCGCCGCCGTCGAGCAGGTGGCGGCCCAGACCTCGCTGATGGCCGATAACGCGGGCAAGATGGCGGCTTCGGCTGGCGCCGTGGGCGGCAACAGCCAAAGCGTCGCCGCCGCCGCCACTCAGGCCCTGTCCAACGCCCAGACCGTATCAGCCGCCGCCGAGGAACTTTCCGCCTCCATCCGCGAGATCGGAGAACAGATCGCCAATGCCGGGCAGGTCACCGGCGGTGCGGTCACCGCCGCGGGCAAGGCACAAGATACCATTACCCGGCTGTCGGCGGCCGTGAACCGCATCGGCGAAGTGGCTGACCTGATCAACCAGATCGCCACCCAGACCAATCTTTTGGCATTGAACGCCACCATCGAGGCGGCGCGGGCGGGCGAGGCGGGCAAGGGCTTCGCCGTGGTGGCCAACGAGGTCAAGAACCTCGCCAATCAGACCGCCAAGGCCACCGAGGAAATCTCGGCGCAGATCAACGAAGTCCAGGCCACCACAGCCGAGGCGGTCAGTTCCGTCGGCGAAATCGCCCAGGCCATCAAGAGCGTCGAGGAGGTCTCGGTCAGCGTCGCTGGCGCCATCCGCCAGCAGAACGCCGCCACCGCCGAAATTGCCCGCAACATTGCCCAGACCACCCAGGCCGCCAGCGAGGTGGCCGAACGGATCGCCGATGTCTCGCAAGAGGCCAGCCTGACCGGCGAACGCGCCACCAAGGTCAACGATATTTCCGTCGATGTGGCCCGCGCCATCGAATCGCTGAAAAGCGTCATCATCCGGGTGGTGCGGACCGCCACCAAGGAAGTGGACCGCCGCAACGGCCCACGCTACGCCCTGGGCATGAAAGGGCTGGTCGATATGGGCGGTGTCGAGGTCCCGGTGGTGTTCGACGAGATTTCCGAACAGGGCCTTACCATCCAGGGCGATGTCTGCCCGGTGGGCAAGGGCATGCGGGTCAAGGTGCGGATCGAGGGTTGCTCGGTGGCGTTGTCCATGGTCGGACGCGAATGCGAGAACGGTCGCCTGCACGGTAATCTGGAGCTTACCCCCGATGTGGAGAACCGCTGGCAGGAGGAATTCCACCGCCTGATCGCCGGGCGCCATCCCATCAACGAAGCGGCGTGA
- a CDS encoding MlaC/ttg2D family ABC transporter substrate-binding protein yields the protein MAMTLLRRSALAVVLILGVFLTPGTAGAADVEQGRKTVQSAVNEGISTFVGKTHPLPERTRLLDDLLRRYVDPSMLSASILGRYWGKISESEQKAFSQLFVHYLVTSYVGILGRAEPGTLVKVTGGVDQGSTVKVQSSALLPSQPGDPIPVEWIVATTAEGKPVIMDLSAQGVSLIRAMKDDFASVLRGSGGKIEPLMDALKRKIESNEKENATLHG from the coding sequence ATGGCGATGACCCTCTTGCGGCGTTCGGCACTGGCTGTGGTGCTGATCCTAGGCGTGTTCCTGACGCCCGGCACAGCCGGGGCGGCCGATGTGGAACAGGGCCGCAAGACCGTTCAAAGCGCTGTGAACGAGGGTATTTCCACCTTTGTGGGCAAGACTCATCCCCTGCCCGAGAGAACCCGGCTGCTGGACGATCTCCTTCGCCGCTATGTGGACCCGTCCATGCTGTCGGCCAGCATACTCGGGCGCTATTGGGGCAAGATCAGCGAGAGCGAGCAGAAGGCCTTTTCCCAGCTCTTCGTGCACTATCTGGTGACCTCCTATGTGGGCATCCTCGGCCGCGCCGAACCCGGCACCCTGGTCAAGGTGACCGGCGGCGTCGATCAGGGAAGCACGGTCAAGGTGCAGTCCTCGGCCCTGCTGCCGTCCCAGCCGGGCGACCCCATCCCGGTGGAATGGATTGTGGCGACCACCGCCGAGGGCAAGCCGGTGATCATGGATCTGTCCGCCCAAGGCGTCAGCCTGATCCGCGCCATGAAGGACGACTTCGCCTCGGTGCTGCGCGGCTCGGGCGGCAAGATCGAGCCCCTGATGGACGCGCTCAAGCGCAAGATCGAGTCCAATGAAAAGGAAAACGCCACCCTGCACGGGTGA
- the lipB gene encoding lipoyl(octanoyl) transferase LipB produces the protein MNSPVEWRISDSFVDYHEAVAAMEERVAAIRAGTAPELVWLLEHPPLYTAGTSADPRDLVDPERFPVYESGRGGQYTYHGPGQRVAYVLLDLKKRGADVRAYVCNLEEWLIRTLARFVVKGERRTGRVGIWVDRGAGREDKIAAIGVRVRHWVTFHGIALNVDPDLSHFEGIVPCGIREHGVTSLWDLGLTPTLEDVDCALMASFRDVFGD, from the coding sequence ATGAATTCTCCCGTCGAGTGGCGGATTTCCGATTCTTTTGTGGATTATCACGAGGCCGTGGCCGCCATGGAGGAACGCGTCGCCGCCATCCGGGCCGGTACGGCGCCTGAGTTGGTCTGGCTGCTGGAGCATCCGCCGCTCTACACGGCGGGCACCAGCGCCGACCCAAGGGATCTGGTGGATCCCGAGCGCTTTCCCGTCTACGAATCGGGGCGCGGCGGCCAGTACACCTATCACGGCCCTGGCCAGCGGGTGGCCTATGTGCTGCTGGATCTCAAGAAACGCGGCGCCGATGTGCGGGCCTATGTCTGCAATCTGGAGGAATGGCTGATCCGCACCCTGGCGCGCTTCGTGGTCAAGGGCGAGCGGCGCACGGGCCGGGTCGGCATCTGGGTGGACAGGGGAGCGGGACGCGAGGATAAGATCGCCGCCATCGGCGTGCGGGTGCGCCATTGGGTGACCTTCCACGGAATCGCGCTCAACGTCGATCCCGACCTCTCCCATTTCGAAGGCATCGTGCCCTGCGGCATCCGCGAACACGGTGTCACCTCGCTGTGGGATCTGGGGCTCACCCCCACCCTGGAAGACGTGGATTGCGCCCTGATGGCCAGCTTCAGGGACGTGTTCGGCGACTAA